The Halobacillus ihumii genomic sequence TCAGTTGCTTGTGTCTTCCCTTCGAAAAACAGCGGCGTAAGTTAATGTCCCAACCTATTTTTTGACAAAAAATTAAAGCCGAACAAGGTATCTCCCTGTTCGGCTTCATACTTATTGAATCGTTTCCAGCAACCGGTACGCTTCCTCTTTCGACGACACGTTTAACAGTTCTTCTCTGAAACTCTCATTCATCAAACGACGCGAAAGCATTTGGAGAATCTTCAAATGATCGTCTCCTTCTCTTTCTTTCGGAACCGCAATCATGAAAATCAGTTTTGCATCTGTTCCATCCATACTGTTCCAGTCGACACCTTCCCGCTTAATACCAAACACGACGGCAGGCTTTTTGACAGCTAAGGATTTACCGTGCGGAATCGCGATATTCATGCCAAGTCCCGTGGTGCCTTCTTGCTCACGATTCACAATCGCTTCTTTAAATGATTCAGCCGAATGCAGGACGTCTTGTTTATCCAGTGTCTGAATTAGCTCATCGATCACTTCATCACGGGTCGAGCCTGTCAAATCGATATCGATAAGGTCTGGTGTCGTAATGTCGGTAAGTTTGGTAATGTTGATGTGATCTTGCTCCTGAGATGGCTGGCTGTTCACTTCTTCTTTTTCTTCAACGGCTTCTTTAATGACCGAGTCAGACTCAGCATCAGCGGCTTCCCCCACAGGCATTCCAGCCCCAGCAGCGACGACATCTTTCTTCAACGCGTTCGCCATAAATGCTGTAATAACAACCCCAATTGCTGCAGCTACGAAAAACATCAGCACGTTATCGACAGCGCCTAACACTGCTACGATCGGGCCGCCATGGGCGACGCGATCCCCAACGCTGCTCATCATGGCTACGACTGAACCGGCCATTGAACCAACGACAATACTTGGTATGACGCGCAATGGATCCTGAGCGGCAAAGGGAATGGCTCCCTCAGTTATTCCGAATAGTCCCATCGTGAACGATGCTTTCCCTGTTTCCCGCTCAGCCTGGTTATATTTTTTCTTATTCAAAAATGTTGCAAGTCCCATACCGAGCGGCGGGATACAGATCGCAACAGCAATAGGTCCCATGATTTCATAATTTCCTTCTGCGATCATCGCCGCTCCGAATAAAAAGGCTACTTTATTAAAAGGCCCTCCCATATCAATCGCAATCATTCCACCGAGGATGAGGGCAAGTACAATCGAACTGGTTCCCTGCATGCCTTCAAGCCACTGCGTCAAACCTTCGAAAATAGCAGCTACAGGGGCTCCAATTACGAAAATGAATAACAATCCGACAACCAATGAAGCTATGATCGGAATAAAAATGATCGGCATTACTGGCTGGACTGCTTGAGGCACTTTAATTTTCTTAATACCAAGCACCACATATCCAGCTAGGAATCCGGCGATGATTCCACCAATGAACCCTGCACCCGCTTCACTGCCGTAAAAACTTCCATTAGCCGCAATGTATCCGCCAATAATTCCGGGAGCTAATCCTGGTCGATCGGCAATACTGACCGCAATAAATCCGGCTAAAATCGGTACCATAAAGCTGAACGAAGCGGCTCCTAAACTTTCAATTTGTTTCCAGAATGATCCTTCAGGAATGACAATGCCCCCATCTGTCTGTTCTCCCCCGAGGGCAAGAGAGATGGCAATCAGTAACCCACCAACTACGATAAACGGAATCATATAGGAAACTCCGTTCATTAAGTGACGATAGATAGGATTCTCCTTTTGTTTCATCTTCTGCTTAACAGAATCAGCAGAAGGCATTTCACCTTTGTAAACGGATACATTTCCATCCATAATTCGTTGAATTAGTTCCTTTGGCTGACGGATTCCTTCCTGAACTCCTACAACAATCAAATTCTTCCCCGCAAAACGCTCTTTAGAAACATCCTTATCACTGGCAATAATGATTCCGTCTGCTTCCTCAATATCTTTCTCTGTCAGCGCGTTCTCAACACCGATGGATCCTTGAGTCTCCACTTTGATGTCAACATTCATGTCTTCGCCGGCCTTCTGAAGGTTCTCAGCAGCCATATACGTGTGGGCAATTCCGACTGGACATGCTGTAACAGCTAGTATTTTCATAAGCGATCCTCCCTAGTTTGTTATACATCTATTTTACGATAGCTTTCCTCATAAAAAATAATTCATTTTTACCTTAGATGTGGTAAAAATGAATTATTTACGGAGAATTTGCCTGATGGATGATACATCTTGGGCTTCTTTCAGATTCTGAATAAATTCAGGGCTTCCACTCATGCTCGCTATCCTTTGAATCAGTGGTTTGATCAAGGATCGATCCTGTTTGGTCATCGCCAAAAGAAACACGACCGAGACATATTCACGTCCCCATTCTAATGGTTCTTGAAGAATGGCGATCGCCACCGTTGAGTGCAGAACTTCTTCTGGATGTGCGTGAGGTATAGCGATTCCTCCCCCAATCGAAGTAGCAGACGACCGCTCTCGCAGTAAAGCACTATGAGGGAATGCCTGCGTAACATTTCCTTTTGTCACAAGCCCATTGGCAAGTAACTCGACTACTTTAAAACGATGTTCGAGATCTACATCCGAATAAATCAGCTCATCTTCAACAAATCGCTCAATCACCTCTGAATTTTGACCTTCTCTGCTGTTTTGATCGATGGACTTTAGAAACTGATCCAGACGTTTTTTATCCTTAGCTTCTAGCAGCGGCGAAACGACGATCACAGGGAGAGACTGATGTGGCAATGATTTTGTTGAAATCACTAGATCGACAGCTTGCTTTGCTAAAGCTTCGTCAATTTCCCACATTCCTACACAATCAACAATGTCAAATCCCCTGTACGTTTGCTCTAATTTGGCCTGCAGCAAATGAGACATCCCTACACCTAAGTTACAAACAACCAGCACCTTCTTCAACTTGTTCCGATGTTTCTGCAGCCGTTCTACGGATGCTTGAAAATGCAGGACCACATAGGCCGCTTCATCCTCAGGAATCGTGAACGCATGCGCTGCCCCCACTTCTTCAAGAGCTAGCACGACCATACGGAACATATACGGATACATTTTCTTAATCTCTTCCAGCATCGGATTATGAATCGTAAAGCCATAGTGCAAGCGATGAACTGTTGATTCCAAGTGAGTGTTCAGCCCATTCTTTAAGGTTTGGTCATCGTAAAAATCGGTCACCGTAAAATTCCCCATCTGGGAAATCAATTGTTCAACGATATCTTCTACCAAACGATTGGACTCCTTTTTCGATGAACCAGAATTGCTTTTACTACTGATCAAGTGCCTCGTAAAATAAATTCGTTCCTCTTGTGGAAAAACAATCCGGAGAATTCGCTCTAATCTTGTCAAAAACCAATCCGCAATTCCATATTCCTCTGTATGAGAAACCGTTTCCTCTGCTGATTCATCGAGCGTAATCGGGGAACGTTGTGTAGTTCGTTTAATCATAACCAGAGTGTGGATTAGCAAGCTTTCATAATCACCCTCTACAGAAAAAACAGAAAAATGATGCTGCATATCACGAAGCAGCTTGCGAACTACACTTACATCGTATGAGGAAAAGAGATTCAACATCTCCTTGCTGGTGGATAACTGAGATGAGGCCAATTCTGGCAAACGAGCTAGAGCATTTCGCTTCTGTAGCTCTCCCCCTTTGACGGCGTGACCGAGCCGCTGCCTGGAGACCAGTTCCAATTCAAACCTTTCAAGCCAAGGAGCTATCTGGTTCAAGTCTCCTTTGATCGTTGACTTGTTCGTAAAGTACTGTGAGGACAGTTCGCTTAGAGTAACTGGATCCTTACTAACTAGTAACTGGTAAGTGATTTCAATAAGACGATCTTCCTGAGACTTTGGCTCCGCTTGCGAGAGACGATCAAGCATTCGTGATTTCTCTTCTGCTTCAACTACAAGCTGAATTCCAACCCCTTGCTTACGATCCAGAGTGGCATCAGGATAGTCCTTTATAAATTCTCCTACCACCTTTAAATCATTACGGATGGTTTTCTCGGAACAATGGAGAGATTCTGCTAAAGCGTGGACATGAGTATATTCATTCGTATTTAAAATCAATGTGTGGACAAGTTCCCTTTGTCTGTCGTTCATTTCTCTACACCTTCTGTACTATGAAATCACTTTCATTCTATCCGAAAAAAGGTGTATCGACAAATTCCCCTCTCTTTCTAACTATCCCTACTTTGCTTTAAAGGAAGCGGGATGCTACAAAGAAACTTCAGTACATTGGATTTACCAGGATGTTGGATCTTCTAACTTCCTCCAACAGTTGATCTTCCTTTTCTATAAAAAAGCTGAATAGAGAGACACACTCCCCATTCAGCCCTTAAAATCTATCAATTTGTGTTTTCAGAAGACTCTTCTGTGCCAGACTCCTCATTTCCTTCTGTCTGACCCTGATCCGTATTTGTTTCTTCCTCAGCTTGCTGTTCGTCTTGTTCAGTATTTGTTTCTTCTTCAGCCTGCTGTTCTTCCTGTTCAGTTTCGGGCTCCTCTTCTGCTGGTTCTTCCGCACATCCCGCTAAAACCAACCCTGTACCAAGTGAAATGGATAATATAAATTTTTTCAGCTTCATTCTTATGACCCTCCCTTATATGAATAACATCAATGACGATGTTCAATTATCATTCTAAGAGGGATTTGTGAAATGCATTTTATAAGAATGTATCGTTCATGTAAAAATTGGGAATAAACCTTCTATAAAAATCTCCCCAGTCAGTCACTCCACGACAGATACTGCAACTCGGTATCTATAGTCCCGGGTTCAAATATTCTATTTATCTTTCCCAAAAATGGTTGATTAGTCAATTCATCCCTGTTTAAATTCTATTTTTTACTGAAAACCAGTATAAAAAAACTAGTTTTTGACTTTACATATTCGACAATATTATTTAGGCTGGTATTAATAGGAAATATATTCCTAGGGAGGGATGATTTATCTTGAAAGGGGTAAATTTTAAGGATGAAAAAACTAATAGTAGGTCTATTTGCTTTACTGATGACAATTGGCGGTTTTTCTGGAGTTAATGTGGCTAACGCTGCTGTTGACAAAGACTGTGAGGCAGATTTTGAAACGAAAGAAGAAGCACTACAATATTGGAATGAGAATGATTTCTCAGCTGAAAATGACCCTCAGCGCTTAGATAGGGACGGAGACGGTGAGCCATGTGAAAGTCTTCCATCAGGTGGTTCAGATGCTGAAAATCCATCCAACGAGGAAAACAACAACACGGAGGACCAGCAAAGCACAGAAGAGACAACACCAGCTGCCGATAAAGACTGTGAACATTTTGCTTCTCAAGAAGAAGCTCAAGCATATTGGGACGAGAATGGTTTCACATCAGGAAATGATCCACAACGTTTAGACAGAGATAGTGATGGTATTCCATGTGAAGATGACGATGAGGCTCCTGCTAATCCTTCCGATGAGCAAGGCACTTCCGATTCACAAGAAACAACTGCACAACAAGGCGGGGAGCTTCCAAACACATCTACTTCATACGCTTCCTACACACTTCTTGGTCTAATTCTTACGGTGTTAGGCGGATCACTGTTTGTAATTCGTAAGAGATTCCAATAATCATACATAATCATCCCTTTCTGGGCAGGCTGATGCCTGCCCTTTTTATTCTCATAGACAAATGGTAAATTGTTGATAGGCAGTTTTTATTTGCACAGTAATATAATTCTTAGTACGGATAGACTGATCTTTTTGTTCGATCTAAACAAAAAAAGTTGGTGAGTACATGAAATATATAGCCACAGCATTGGTTGTAATAGGCATTGCTCTTGCTGGGTGGAGTGGTTTCCAATGGTGGCAAGGCACTCAATCAGTTTCCGAAATTGAACCCGAAGCACAGGAATCGACTGAAACAGTTCAGGCAGCAGGAACAGAAAAAGAAAATCATTCTAGTCAAACTGTAGATCAGCCCATACAGACTCTTTCTTACGATCATGAGCATGGCAAAAATATCGCCAAATTAAAAATACCTGCGATTAATCAGCAGTTTGAAGTCTTTTGGGGAACAGGTGAGGATACCCTGGATAAAGGGGTCGGCATGTATGTCAGCAAATGGACAACGGTTCCTAACAAAAAGAAAGGTCATACAGTGTTAAGCGGACATCGGGATACTGTATTTACTGAGTTAGGCGATATTAAAAAGGGTGACATTTTGACTGCAGTTTATAATGGTAAGGAATACAATTATAAAGTTGATAAGATTTGGATCACCGATGCAGATGACCGAACGGTGATCGTAAAAAAAGATCAACCAACCTTAACATTAACGACATGCTATCCTTTCGATTTTATTGGCAATGCCCCAGATCGATATATTATTCAAGGACACCTCTTAAACTGAGAGGTGTTTTTCTTTTCGTAAAAAAACAGGCGATCGTATCGGAGCAAATCACAAGAGTATTTCTCCTTACTAAAATTAATAACAATATATCTTTAAATCAAACTATTCACGACTTCCTTGTTGTATAATGTACATACTCAACAACAGAAAACGACTCCTAGATCACATTCTGCCTGCCTATTGCAGGGAACATTTTTACGAGGAGGAAGAAGGGACATGTCTGAGAACAAAAGGTGTAGCAATTTGGAGACAGCAGTAGAGGGACGGAATCTTGTGATGGAACGGACATTTGACGCTCCAAAGGAACTTGTATTTAAAGCTTTTTCGGAATCTGACCAACTGGCAAGCTGGTGGGGGCCACAAGGCTGGCAGACTGAGAATCGCACCTTTGAATTTGAGCCTGACGGTGTGTGGCATTATTGCATGCGCTGCGTAGATGAAGGACAGGGTGATTTCTATGGTCAGGAATCCTGGGGCAAAGCAGTCTATCAAGAAATTGAAGCACCAAATAAAATCGTGTACAATGATGTGTTTGCAGATGAAAAAGGGAACGCTGTAGAAGGCATGCCAAAGATCCAAGCCAACTATATCTTTCAGGATCAGGATGGACAGACGAAACTAATTGTGCGAAACCAATTTGCCTCTGTTGAGACCCTAGAAGCAATTATGGATATGGGGATTGTCCAAGGATTTTCCTCCCAAATGGACAAGCTCGACGATCACCTTAAACGAGTGCAATAGAGACTAAAAAAGCCTCAAGCCATTTCGATGGCCTGAGGCCTTTCAATTATTATGGTCTGAAATAGAAAGCTAGACGTAATTTATTGTTGAGGAACAACTTCAAGATTAACAGGTCCACTATACATCCCGCCACCTCCTGAGCCGTCAAACACGCGGATACTGATCACATTTTCTTCGCCATATTTTATGGTCTCGGCAGGAATGACGTATTCACGTTCTTTCTTCCAGGCGGTCTGCAAGCCTTCTCCGTTGTCCCCAGTTGGAAATTCTCCTGTTTGTCCGATTTTCTGGCCATTCATATAGGTTGTATCTACGTCATCTATCTTCCCTAAAGTAACTTTAAGAGAATATCCTTTCCACTCTTCCGGAATTTTAATAGATTTTCGATACCAGCCATACACATTTGCTTCCGTGTAGTTAGAATGATCTTCCCAGCTTGCAGGCAGTGTTACTGACTGCCACTGACTGTCGTCATACTCTGGATCCATCCAGTTGGGGTCATCTCCTTGATTGAATAACCATTTCCCCGTAAGCTCAATATTTGGCAGTGCAGCCAGCTTTGCTCCCAAGTTGGCTATGGCCGTTTCATAAATGCCAGCTTCGTTCGGAGTTGTATAAGTAAAGGCTACTTCTTTACTTCCACCACCTGCTGCAGCAGGCACTTCTATTTTCTTCTCTTCTACTAGTTCACCGTTAATATAAAATGGTACCTCTACACTGCCCGCGTAACTGCCTTTGTTTGTTACGGTCGCGGTCGCGGTTATGGTTTGCTCCTGTGCAGATACTTCAAAGTTGCTATATTCAAATGTTGGTTTTTTCTCCTCAACTGTAATTTTTTTAGAAGCTAATCCTTTTACACTTATACGGTGCTTGCCCGTTTTAAATAATTGGTCATAAGATAAGATAACTGTTTCGGTGCTCTCAGGGGCAACCCTCACATGTTGAGAAGCTATGGTTTCCCCGTCTATTTGAAGTTCTAATTCTTTCCCTGTTACGATATTATTTTTATTTTCCACATCAACTTTGATGTGAAACGTATCATTCGACTGGATAGCTCTAGGCACTTCGTTATAGGACACCTTAAGCTTCGGCGCTTTATAATTCGGAAGCTTGGCGATCTCTTCTGTAGAAGCAGGATAAATTCTCACTGCCTGTCCTCCCCCGCCTGCAAGGGAAGAAACCAAGGTATCATTGGCTTTAACAATTACCCTGTTTATAGAGACCGGCTCTGGGTTACTTTCTAGATCCACTTTTGGCCCATCAGAATAAATTTCCGCCACATACTTTTGACCCTTTTCAAGGAAATTGAGCTCTGTTTTTAATACTCTCGCGTTTTCATCTGTAATACTTCCGATATACCATTCATCTTCACTCCGGCGTACGATACTTGCATAATCCCCAATTTTGGCGTTTGGTACTTTAATATCATCCCAGGTTACTGGCACATCTTTAATAAATTCAAAGGCTGGTAAGATATTCCCATTCTCGTCTTTATAATTTGATGGCAAATCTGCTACCATCTGCGTGCCGCTGGATATGGTGACATACAACGCCAATTGTTTCGCCCGTGTTGAATGAACACGTGTATCTGCATGAGAAATTTGAACATCGAATATTCCTGGAGTAAAATCTATCGGCCCTGCCATCATTCTTGTAAATGGCAAGATCGTTGTATGTTCAGGGGGGTTCGTGTCATCGCTAAAAGCGCTATATTCCATTCCACTAACTCCCTCGCGACTCATCCAGTTCGGATACGTACGACGAAGACCGGTGCCTTTAATTGGTTCATGTGTATCAATCATGATTTGGTGGTCAGCTGCTTTTTTTACAGCTTCTAAATAATGATTCACCATATATTGGCCATGATGGTGCTGTCCTTCGGGGTTATGAATTCCATAGTCAGCAACATACCCGCTCTTAATGGCATGAATCCCAAGCTTCTGATACAAATCATAAGCTTCGGCCATTTGTTCCTCATAATTGATAATATCTCCGGCTGTTTCATTATGCATAATATAGGAGATACCATGTTCTTGTGCATATTGAACCACTTCTCTTAAGTCGTAGTCCGGGTATGACTCTGTAAAGCTGAATTTTTCGCCGTTTTGGATCCAGTCTCCATCCCAGCCCTTGTTCCAGCCTTCAACAAGCAAACCAATATTTTGATTTTCTGTATCGAGATACTTGTGAGCAAAGTCTATATAGCGCTTCGCATTTTCAGTGGTTGCTCCATGCTTGGGGCCAGAAGCCCAAGTTGATTTGCCGCTGATCATCTCCCACCATACCCCTACGTATTTCATAGGTTCAATATAGGAGGTATCCTGTAGAGCGTTTGGCTCATTTAAATTTAATATCATATCAGATTCAACAAGATCACCGGCATTATCGCCAATTTGAATCGTTCTCCACGGTGTCTTTATAGGAAGCTCATCCTTCTTTACTTTCACATTACTATTTGGCCATGGAGCTAAGTGACTCTTTAAGACAGTGTCCCCTCCCTCTGCTTTTTTCAAAGCCATACCAGCATAATCAATGAGAGCTGCCTCATGAACAGTAAGGTGTGTACCTTCTGGTGTTTTCATTGTAAAAGGTGTACTGACTTCTTCTACTTCGCTTAATGGGGTTTTATGATAGTTATATTCATAACTGTCCCAGTCATTAGGAATCCACCAGGATGTATTGTTGCTGGAAAATCGAAACTCAGTATTCTCTGCTGTAATCCTAATATTCTCTCCCAAATTTTCCTGTTCAGGGAGCACATATCGAAATCCGACTCCATCATTATAAACTTTGAATACTACATTCAATTTCCTGTGGGGGGCTTCTTTTTCTTGTAAGAATACCGTTAATTGTTTGTAGTGATTCCTAATTTTCGATTTTTCTCCCCATATAGGTTCCCAAGTATCATCAAATACTTTTGTGGAAGTCTTCACAATTTCAAATTGATCTGCTAAGGCCTTTTGATTTTTAAACTGAAATCCAAGAGACGAAGGTTCAATTAGTTCCTCGTCTTTATAAGAAAGCTGATAATGAGGAACCCCTTTATCAGATAAATGAAAGTTCAAATGGACCTTCCCATTAGGGGAATCTATTGAAGTCACAGGTTTATTTTCTTTTTCACTAGAACTCTCTTCAGCACTTACAAACACAGATGATAATGTAAGAAAAGAAATTACAAGGCCTAAACCAATAATCATCTTTAGGAAAGCGATTCTCCTATTCATCATATTTTCCCTCCATCGTGTATTAACTTATTGACCACGCTTATTAACTACGACTATCTAACCTTGGCAACCGAGCTTTTCAGTCTTTTTTTCTGAATCTACAACAGTAACATTTGACCACGTGCAATTAATGCAATCGTTTGCACAAACAAGAAAATAAAATCTTTATCCTCCTCCCTTAAAAACATAGACCTCACCTTAACATGAATTTTATCCCAATTCAAACTATTTAAAATAATTTGATATATTTGCACTACATTGGATGAATCCACTATATTTTCCATTCATTACAGGACGATAAGACTATAGCCACTGATGTGATATCGATTGTATCTTTAATCCTTACATCATATTCCACCCTATTTTTTCTTTAAAAAAGTGCTTACCTATAACAGATAAGCACCTTCCATTCTATTAGCGTATTTATAAAACTAAGGCAGCTCATTCCCTGCTGAACGATAAAGTTCGTACCATTCTTCTCTCGTTAGTTCAATATCAGAAGCTTTCACAATGTCTCTTAAACGCTGTTGATTCATCGTTCCAACAACCGGCTGGATTGTTGCTGGATGACGTAAAATCCAGGCAGTCGCAATAGCGGAATCCGTTATACCCTTTTTCTCGGCAAGTTCCTGAAGCTTCGCATTCACTTCTGGAAATTCTTTATTGCCCACAAACGGCCCTTCGATCATTCCGTGTTGAAACGGCGACCACGCTTGTACCGTGATATCTTTCAACCGACAGTAATCTAGCACATTACTATCCCGGACAATAGCCGGGTCATGACTCATGTTCACATTGAATCCTGCATCAATCATTGGTGTATGTACAACACTCAACTGCATTTGGTTTACAATCAAATCTTCATCTAAATACTTTTGCAGCAATTCGATTTGCATCGGACTCTGGTTGCTCACACCAAAATGGCGAACTTTACCGCTTTCTTTTAGAATAGAAAATGCTTCGGCTACCTCTTCAGGTTCCATTAATGCATCTGGACGATGAAGCAGCAGGCTATCAATATAGTCGGTTTTCAACCTTCGCAGGCTGCCTTCAACTGATTCCAGAATATGTTCTTTGGAAAAATCAAAGAATCCCTTTCGAATTCCGCATTTCGTCTGCAGCTTCATTTTTTCCCGCACATCGTCATTCATGCTGATCGCTTCTGAGAAAACTTCTTCTGATTTACCGCTGCCATAAATATCGGCGTGGTCGAACAAATCTACGCCAGCTTCCATCGCATTTTCAATAACATTAGCGGCCTCTCGCTTTCCAAGTTCATGAATGCGCATGCACCCTAATGAAATTTCTCCAACTTCTAATTTGCTGTTGCCCAATTTGATTTTTTTCAAAATTAGCCCCCTTTTCGTTGGTGATTCTATCCTACCATAGGTTGTAACGTGTTCTCCTGTGATCCGCTTGATGATGGCAGGACTTTGCGCGCTTGCTTTTCCAACTTAAAGTTTCAAAATGGTGAAGTAAAGAGTATAATAGGTTTAAACCCGACACCCTGCAAGGCCATGTTCTGAGCGAGCCACACGAGAGTAGAACACCCCCGCCGTATGCTTTCACAATGCTGATAGATACACTTACATAGAAATATAACCACTAAAGGGAGAATGTTCATGGTAAGTAATTATAATTTGGATTCCTCTAACTTCGAGTCATTAAGGACCGTATCGAGGAAGATGTTTGAAGCCATTACGAAGCAACTAGATGTGAATACAGCTTATGTCACCAAAAAAAGCAAAACAGAAATGACTGTGGTCAGTTCCTATAATGAGAATGAAGAGATTATCCCGGAAGGTTACTCTGTGGAATATGGCGGAACCTATTGCCGGCTCATTATTGAAAACGAAAAGAATGCCCTGAGCAAGCTGGACGTGACTAAAGATGAGGTGACCCGACGATTAGAAGTAACAGACCAATTGCATGTTAAAGGATTCTTGGGTGTGATATTGAGGGATCTAAATGGTAAAGTTTTCGGGACGTTGTGTGTGATGGACAAAGCGGAAAAAGGCTTCAGCGAGAAAGATGTTGAGTACCTTGAATCGATGGCAGACATCTTGTCCCACATCATAGAATTAGACCAGACAAAATATAATATGGCCTTCTTAAATGTGCCGATTATCCCGATTACAAAGGGAGTCTCAACTCTCACCATTCAAGGGGTTATAGATCAATACAGATCTGAAAAAATCATGCGTGTTGTGTTACGTTATAGTGCCGAACATCAAATTGATCATTTCATTATTGATGTCTCAGGCCTTGTCATCCTGGACGACCTTTTCCCCTGTGTTATCGTAGATCTTGTTAAAGCCCTTCAAGTCATGGGGATCGAAACCATCCTTACCGGAATCTCACCCGAAATTGCCAGACACGAAGACAGCAATAAGCAGCTGCTGTCTACCAACATCAAGACTGTTCCTAATCTCGAATCAGCTCTTGAATACATAGGATTCTACTTATTAGAAAAATAGACCAAAAGCCCTCATCTCATCAATTTTAGATAAGATGAGGGCTTTTGTGAATTTTCAAACAGATTTCTTTCCATTTACTGAAAACTATACTAGTATTGGAGGTAAAAATGGGGGAGTCACTATCGAAGTAGATAAATTTCTAAAAAAGCTTGAATCTATAATGGAACACATCGACAAGAACCCACCACAACGGCTGGACACCCTTAAAGAAATTGAGGCGTTTTACCAGGAGTTACGAGATTTCTCGAATACATTGAAAGCTAAAAACAGGTGTCATTCCCTGATGTCTTCCTGCAAAAGAAACAAATAACGCCTTCTTTCCTGCCAATCATAAGCTGTCCAAAAAAATAACCCACTGAAAACAGTGGGTTAAAACTTATATATGGAGTTTAGGGAGAAT encodes the following:
- a CDS encoding PTS fructose transporter subunit IIABC, which encodes MKILAVTACPVGIAHTYMAAENLQKAGEDMNVDIKVETQGSIGVENALTEKDIEEADGIIIASDKDVSKERFAGKNLIVVGVQEGIRQPKELIQRIMDGNVSVYKGEMPSADSVKQKMKQKENPIYRHLMNGVSYMIPFIVVGGLLIAISLALGGEQTDGGIVIPEGSFWKQIESLGAASFSFMVPILAGFIAVSIADRPGLAPGIIGGYIAANGSFYGSEAGAGFIGGIIAGFLAGYVVLGIKKIKVPQAVQPVMPIIFIPIIASLVVGLLFIFVIGAPVAAIFEGLTQWLEGMQGTSSIVLALILGGMIAIDMGGPFNKVAFLFGAAMIAEGNYEIMGPIAVAICIPPLGMGLATFLNKKKYNQAERETGKASFTMGLFGITEGAIPFAAQDPLRVIPSIVVGSMAGSVVAMMSSVGDRVAHGGPIVAVLGAVDNVLMFFVAAAIGVVITAFMANALKKDVVAAGAGMPVGEAADAESDSVIKEAVEEKEEVNSQPSQEQDHINITKLTDITTPDLIDIDLTGSTRDEVIDELIQTLDKQDVLHSAESFKEAIVNREQEGTTGLGMNIAIPHGKSLAVKKPAVVFGIKREGVDWNSMDGTDAKLIFMIAVPKEREGDDHLKILQMLSRRLMNESFREELLNVSSKEEAYRLLETIQ
- a CDS encoding BglG family transcription antiterminator is translated as MNDRQRELVHTLILNTNEYTHVHALAESLHCSEKTIRNDLKVVGEFIKDYPDATLDRKQGVGIQLVVEAEEKSRMLDRLSQAEPKSQEDRLIEITYQLLVSKDPVTLSELSSQYFTNKSTIKGDLNQIAPWLERFELELVSRQRLGHAVKGGELQKRNALARLPELASSQLSTSKEMLNLFSSYDVSVVRKLLRDMQHHFSVFSVEGDYESLLIHTLVMIKRTTQRSPITLDESAEETVSHTEEYGIADWFLTRLERILRIVFPQEERIYFTRHLISSKSNSGSSKKESNRLVEDIVEQLISQMGNFTVTDFYDDQTLKNGLNTHLESTVHRLHYGFTIHNPMLEEIKKMYPYMFRMVVLALEEVGAAHAFTIPEDEAAYVVLHFQASVERLQKHRNKLKKVLVVCNLGVGMSHLLQAKLEQTYRGFDIVDCVGMWEIDEALAKQAVDLVISTKSLPHQSLPVIVVSPLLEAKDKKRLDQFLKSIDQNSREGQNSEVIERFVEDELIYSDVDLEHRFKVVELLANGLVTKGNVTQAFPHSALLRERSSATSIGGGIAIPHAHPEEVLHSTVAIAILQEPLEWGREYVSVVFLLAMTKQDRSLIKPLIQRIASMSGSPEFIQNLKEAQDVSSIRQILRK
- a CDS encoding class D sortase, with translation MKYIATALVVIGIALAGWSGFQWWQGTQSVSEIEPEAQESTETVQAAGTEKENHSSQTVDQPIQTLSYDHEHGKNIAKLKIPAINQQFEVFWGTGEDTLDKGVGMYVSKWTTVPNKKKGHTVLSGHRDTVFTELGDIKKGDILTAVYNGKEYNYKVDKIWITDADDRTVIVKKDQPTLTLTTCYPFDFIGNAPDRYIIQGHLLN
- a CDS encoding excalibur calcium-binding domain-containing protein, encoding MKKLIVGLFALLMTIGGFSGVNVANAAVDKDCEADFETKEEALQYWNENDFSAENDPQRLDRDGDGEPCESLPSGGSDAENPSNEENNNTEDQQSTEETTPAADKDCEHFASQEEAQAYWDENGFTSGNDPQRLDRDSDGIPCEDDDEAPANPSDEQGTSDSQETTAQQGGELPNTSTSYASYTLLGLILTVLGGSLFVIRKRFQ
- a CDS encoding SRPBCC family protein, yielding MSENKRCSNLETAVEGRNLVMERTFDAPKELVFKAFSESDQLASWWGPQGWQTENRTFEFEPDGVWHYCMRCVDEGQGDFYGQESWGKAVYQEIEAPNKIVYNDVFADEKGNAVEGMPKIQANYIFQDQDGQTKLIVRNQFASVETLEAIMDMGIVQGFSSQMDKLDDHLKRVQ